One genomic region from Chionomys nivalis chromosome 17, mChiNiv1.1, whole genome shotgun sequence encodes:
- the Ccdc166 gene encoding coiled-coil domain-containing protein 166 → MAPKKKRGPTTGRKQTGENAEVPLSERAQYLQREYSLLSEKLVSCEQRVDEVLQNNKFLDSEALRLREENRLYASYVNAHAQRCANTIVRLEDQNRVDLAQIRWQRAELASLYQGRENGVRAQLLEMKTRAENMTQQVLELQPYKELQLEQLARIRTLERELLHMRVEHTQLLHRVKRRFLDDKAAFEREARLHVHSLTRRSEREAARALIAHTQAIKMDNGRLRLELLRLLHRAQLLQDLRQQLLEQREQLHRDHENMRNLQRVHGWLHRGPGGPPLWHPSQTHHPDLLIGSPDSTLESSLTTLSAQAIGQSRAASRTPSVAQSHRASKTSSVMSYDFSLVPSLRVGSLIAPVGSSHPGSRVPSLSLSQRGSQISSLTQSGKNSRVASMAVSSATSVFQPRSRENSRISPQPSFRESSQDTDTSAKSGSRLLSNLSQDRVPLSPPLEETANTYDDTKVLEQT, encoded by the exons ATGGCGCCCAAGAAGAAGCGCGGACCAACCACTGGGCGCAAGCAGACGGGCGAGAACGCTGAGGTCCCACTCTCCGAGCGCGCACAGTACCTGCAGCGAGAGTACTCGCTGCTCTCAGAGAAACTGGTGTCCTGTGAGCAGCGGGTGGACGAGGTGCTACAGAACAATAAGTTCCTGGACAGCGAGGCGCTGCGCTTGCGCGAAGAAAACCGGCTTTATGCCAGTTATGTGAACGCGCACGCGCAGCGCTGCGCCAACACCATCGTGCGCCTCGAGGACCAGAACCGCGTGGACCTGGCACAGATCCGGTGGCAACGAGCCGAGCTGGCGTCGCTTTACCAAGGGCGAGAGAACGGGGTACGTGCACAGCTGCTGGAAATGAAGACGCGCGCGGAAAACATGACACAGCAGGTGCTGGAGCTGCAGCCCTACAAG GAACTGCAGCTGGAGCAGCTGGCACGAATCAGGACCCTGGAGCGCGAGCTGCTGCACATGCGTGTGGAGCACACGCAGCTCCTCCACCGGGTGAAGCGACGCTTCCTGGATGACAAGGCTGCTTTTGAGCGCGAGGCACGCCTGCACGTGCACTCCCTGACGCGCCGCTCAGAGCGGGAGGCGGCGCGTGCCCTCATTGCTCACACACAGGCCATTAAGATGGACAATGGGCGTCTCCGACTTGAACTCCTGAGGCTTCTCCACCGGGCCCAGTTACTGCAGGATCTGAGACAACAGCTGCTAGAGCAGCGGGAGCAGCTGCACAGGGATCACGAGAACATGCGGAACCTGCAGCGTGTGCATGGCTGGCTGCACAGGGGCCCCGGGGGGCCTCCACTCTGGCATCCGTCCCAAACCCACCATCCTGACTTGCTTATCGGGTCACCTGACTCCACGTTGGAATCATCCCTTACAACTTTAAGTGCCCAGGCTATTGGCCAATCACGTGCGGCCTCCCGCACCCCATCGGTGGCGCAGTCACACCGAGCCTCCAAGACTTCTTCTGTAATGTCCTATGATTTTTCTCTGGTCCCGTCTCTGAGGGTTGGGTCTCTGATTGCTCCCGTGGGTTCATCACATCCGGGATCCCGAGTCCCATCACTGAGTCTCTCGCAACGGGGCTCGCAGATCTCGTCTCTGACCCAGTCAGGAAAGAACTCAAGGGTTGCATCCATGGCTGTATCATCCGCTACTTCTGTCTTTCAGCCGCGATCACGCGAGAACTCCAGGATCTCTCCACAGCCCTCCTTTCGTGAATCCTCTCAAGACACTGACACCTCTGCAAAGTCTGGCTCCAGGCTTCTCTCCAATCTGTCCCAGGATCGGGTTCCTCTCAGCCCACCACTGGAAGAAACAGCAAACACCTATGATGACACAAAAGTACTGGAGCAAACCTGA